TAAGTATATAAACACATAACCCCTCCAAAACAATCCATTCTCAATCCTAATCCTTCATTCAATCATCTACACACTTTTGCTCAACTCTAAAATTATGTTGTTCTGCTTTTTTGTTTTTGCTAAACTTCGGTCTGTTGCGTTAGAATCTGTTGCGTTAGAATCGAAACCAAACCGAAATAACTGAATCAAAAATTTCTCGGTTCCACTGGATACATATTTGGTTCTAATTTTCTGGAAATTGAATTCTCTAAAATACCGAACTGAGGAACCTAATGCCCGGGCCTAATTGTTGTGGGTTAACTCACCATCAAGCCGGGCAAAAAATGTGGACTGCACGCACATCTAGGGGACGTTTAGTTCAGGGACTAAAGTTTACTCCGTGTCACATCAAATGTTTGAATGCATGTTAcgaatattaaatatagtctaattataaaactaattacacagTTAAAGATTAACCGACGAGACAAATTTATTAAGCCTAATTAACTCATAATTAGCAAATGTTTACTATACCATCACATAAGCGAATCATGAACTGATGAGGTTTAATAGGTTTGTCTTATCGTTTAGTCATCTTCTGTataattagttttgtaattaaattatatttaataCTCCTAACTATCATATAAAAATCTGATGTAATAAGAACTAAAATTTAGTCAGGAATATGGGTATAAAAAACTTCTAATTGTAAACTGCACTGTTCATAGAGTGGAGTTTAAATATGGGTATAAGTATGAATAAGCTGGATATAGTCTCACGTTCGTGACATACACATATGACATATGTTTAAATATGGGTATAAGTATGGATAAGCTAGATATAGTCTCACGCGCATGACATACGCATATGACATATCTGCAGTATCTTTTTTCTGCAACATGTTCCAAAAGAAAAGGAAATCATAAAGACCGAGTTACAGCAGTCAATTTGTCACCCTTTTACAAACTAGTTAAGTATACACGAGGACCAACTCAGAAACATATGCCAGAAGCTTTTAAGACCTACATTGTGCAGTACAGTATTATTTTATGAACACTCGTGTTCACAATGAACAGGGGAAGAGCTGCAGTATCCTATCAATGTAAATCATCTTGGTCCAAAGTATCCAATGACTGAAAAAAATACCTCAGGAAGCAAAAGTCCGTTCCAGAAATATTTTGTCTCATAAATCCTTCGGCTGCTACAGAATTCTCAGTGAGATATAAAAGCAGGATGACAAAAATAGCAGAAGTAATAAATGGGGGTGGTTCAATcaaaatatatatatatcagtATAAGGCACAAGCCAATATTACTAACCTCAAGATACTCAGACAGGCTAGGTGAAGAATGGATGAGCCCTGTACTCGAATATGACAATGCATACTCTTCTATGTTCTCTAATCTGTTATCATAGTTACAGCATATTACCCATGAAACCCATCCAAAGGTATTAATCATATCACTAGTACATCAATAGGAGCGTACCTGTAAAGATAATTGACCATGATACCTCCACTTTGTTGAATGCCCTTCTCTGATTGGTCAGCCATCCAATTAATTCTCTCAATCATCTACCAAAATAGCAAGTGCTGTTATGTGAAGCGGTTGTTTCAAATAGCTAGTTATCTGATTTGATTAGGCCCCAAGTTTACACATGAAAAATATCATATAATGTCTTACATAGTAAAGAAGGTACTACAACATCGTTTTACAATTTTATTTAAAAAAATCACCGGGTCTGCCCTTTGTTTATTTTTTTCAGGTACAGGTCAACCAAACATGACAAAACCACATCTGTTCTTCAGCAGCACCATTTCAAACTGAATTTGTGATAGTAGCTTACTGCTCCATTTTGCAAGTGAAAATTTGCAACAGCGTCTAGAGCTTTTCCTCGCTTCTTCTCTCTGGCAAGATACCTAGACATAATAAGGCATTAGCAAAAAACTATCAATGATCGCAACTAATTAATTTGTGTTTTCTAATGTGCACATACGGTGGAAATAATGTTGTTACATACCTTGCACATAAACGCATAAGAGGTGATTTTAATGCAGCAGATAATTTGTCAGACTTTACCCACTGTCTTGATTTCAGTATATCTTGCAATAGTTCAATCCCTTGTTTTCCATCAGCTTGTTCGCTGCAGCAACAGTAACAACACAGCTGATCAAAGATCAATAATGAACTTTTTAAGTTTTTACCCTCTTGCTTTGTTGAATAGAAATATATTCACAACAAACATGAACATGAGTTGATAAATTGCAAAACAGATGCATCCAAATTCCAAGAAAACAGAAATATATGGAGTTACTAGGTAGTACTAATGTTATGGCGGAGGCAAGGTTGGGGGAGCGCGAGGGGCCACCCAGGAGCCTTGTCCATGACCAAGCAAGAGGGAAGGTGATATGGAGGTTGTACGAGTGGTAGGTTTGGGGTCTAGAACCAGGACCCCGACGCTTGGACGCCGTCGGGCTGTTGGATGGGGAGGCACGGTACTGTTCACACGGATGAACAATACTATAGTACCCGTGGTACTGTCCACTGGATGGGCGGCGAGGGTTAGGGACGTTGGGGAGGCCGGCCGCATGGATTTCCCCATGACGGGCAAGAGAGAAGAGATTTCCTTCTAATCTCTTGTTTACCTTCAATTGATACAATCCCTCTTCTTATATAGAGAGGGTTACTTGACCTCTAAGCACTagatctaatcttatctctaattcTAATCTTATCCCAAACTAGCCTTATCTTTATCTAACCAACCTAAGGGTGTGCTACAGTATCGCCATCACCGTAACGGGCCCTCTTGGGCCCTGACAGAAGGTTTTTCCTCCTTAATCCTTGCTTCCTCCAAAAGATTATATTGCCCCTATATTTATAGTTCCTAGAGAACTTGACTTCCAAGCAAACTAGAGGAGGAATCCTTATAGATTTGGACACTCCTTTTCCTAACAACCCAAACCTATTTACTAAATCAACTCTATCTTTATCTCCAAGCAATATCTTTTCCTAATCTAGACTCATGCGCTTCAATCCCGCGGATACTGTTCATAACATCTCTCACCCCCACTTCAAACAGCTAAACGTCTGGGTAGCGGTCTATAAGAACGACTGAAGGAGACCGGCCGGCTGCAGGGTCGACATCGTGTTGCGCTGATACGAGACGCACGCGCGGATGAAGTCGCGAACGAGTACTCGATCCTCTGGGATACAGAAGTCCTCGCGTGGGCGCTGAAGGGTCGTTCTGATCCCTTCGTGTACGACCACTTCGAAGAAGGATGGCGGCACCGAGTGCCCTATATCTGATACGTCGAGTGCTCGGGGACCCATGTGAGGTGCCCTGGGCCTTGGCGTGTGAGTTGCCCTAGGCCCCAGCGACGAGTTGCCTCGACAGTGAGTTGCCCCAGGCCCCAACGATTGGTGGCCCTAGGCCTTAACAAGCGAGTTGCCCCGACAACGAGTTGCACCGGGCCTCGACGCCATTGGCTATACAACCACCTGGATCCCACAACGTAGTCTAGACGGGTCTTGAGACCTAGAAGTGGTCGCAACAACGACCAGTACAGACACCCTCGTGGAGGCCGGTGATGGAATGTGGCGGCGGTATGTAGTGCGCGCCTGCAAGGGACCCCATGCCTTCTCCCCATCGGTTGGTGGCTAGTCCATGCCACACAGGGAAGAGAGGACGAGTTATGATGGAGAACGACGACGAGGGGTGTGCCTTCCCAACCGAAGCCCTGCAAACTTTGAGTTTGCCACCCACTAGGGGAACACCATGCCCGCTACCCATAGGGGGAACCCCATGCCCAACATCCCCGATGTAGCAGACGCGATTGAGGTCCTCCACACAACATTGTGCAACTTGGAGGAGTTGCGAAGGGGTGTGAGACTGAATCAACTGTAGATCATGCATCTCCCACATCCATCGACATGTTAGGAGGCCACAATAGCAGCCTGTAGTCGCACCGCTGCTAACACTTGGCGGGTAAGCATCTTCACCGTTAGCTCCATCGCGATGTTCGTCAACTGTTCGATCTGTTCAACGAATGCAGGTATCGAGTCGGTGTTGGTGGCTACAACTGCTGAGTCAAAGTCACAACAGGACAGGGCATTGACCGCTGAGTTCAGGCGTCCCGAGTGGTACTCCACTGCAAAGTCGAACCCGAACAACTTGCTCTCCACGGTGGTATGCTACGCGTGGAGGTTGGCCACCTACTGGATGACCTCGGAGAGGGACTTTGTCATGGCGTCGAGGGTGGATGGCGGCACTTCCTGTGGCGCCAACGACATGACCCGCTGTGCTGACAGAGATGAAATATTGACGTCAATCGTAATAATAGTGTCAAAACCTGACATCTCTAATATCAGATTGTTATGGCGATGACTAGGGTTAGGAGAGCACAAGGTGCCCCTCCAAGGGCCTTGCCCACAGCTGAGCAAGAGAAAAGGGTTTTCCTTCTTAATTCTTTTTTTCTCGaaaacacgcaggagagctgcccctttatatattaagaagataggaaaaaggtCTAAAATAGACCAAACAACAGCAGGCCTCCTCACGGGGGCCAGAAAATAGCATACAAAAAAGAACTCATCATGTGAAAGGAACAAACAACACACCACTCTAGAGAGCAGCTGCAGAAGCAGCCAGAGAACATAGGCCCTTCGCCCCAGCTGCCTCCCAACGACTTCTCTCCTCGTCTGCCCAAGCAAGGATATAGGTGAGGCAAGGAGACAATCCATTGAAACACATTTGTTCCGATGAATCCAAATAGTCCAAGCACCCAGGATAATGAGGGAGTTAAGGCCTTTTCTGGTGACACCTGAGACCACCTCTGAAACCTCCTCCCACCAATTCATGAAGGAGGTGACCGCCGGCTGGGGAGCTAGGGAGTGAAGCCCAAATTTCCAGAAAAGCTGGTACCAAAAGACTCTCGAGAAGGAGCAAGCCACCAGAAGATGATCAAGGGTTTCTTCAGCTTGGTCACAAAGCAGACATTTCTCATGGTCGTTTAGGCTTTTCTTAGCTAAACGATCTGTTGTCCAGCATCTATTATGGGCAGCAAGCCAAATGAAAAAACGACACTTTGGCAGGGCCCAAGTTTTCCAAACCCTTGTGAAGTGTCCAAAGGAAATTGAACCCATGAACAGTCCATTATAAGCAGATTTTGCAGAATACATTCCATCTGGGGCAATACTGAAAATATGTCTGTCTTCAACTCCAGGCTACAGCTCAATGGCTGAGAGCATCTCCCATAGCTAAAGGTAATCAATCAACACACCCACTGAGAGagcctgtgggggacagatatcccccgagtccactggaaggctaaaagacctcacgaaaggccttgggcccaatagttcgcaaggtcatcccttcgtgggcctggggaaggaCGTCTAGTGAAGTGGATTgacacaagattggatcaacGCGAGCCCTGAATTTGAGCAACGACCGCAGCAGTGATCCGACCTTCCCGTATAGTGTCCTCATACATCGGAACTGAATGGAGATAGGTCggcggaattataggaagataggctcagtcgattcactattacttaggcacacgctGTTATTATATtcacatgtaacgccccacggtcgagtatataaggcctagggggcaccccctcaaaaGCATCTCACTCCTTAGCCATTTACTCAACTCTCTAGTATCCTccatactagagaactcccttgtaacctaccacacaaaagatccacaccaggacgtagggtattacgcatctcaaagcggcccaaacctgtacaAGATCGTctactgtttctcgtgcatctgacacgaaccatcgagctacagtcggtaacaccgttctactccaaaaagcaccttgaggggcaaccccgggtgcgcgatcggacccaaaacaccgacagagccCCTTTTATATCGGCAATCCATTTTCTGTTAGTCAAAGCTTCAATCACAGTTCTGTTGTTCACAATCCGCTTAGGAATTGTAGCTAGGAGTCTAGGTGCCAGGTCTGCAATTTTTTTACCGTGTAACCACTTGTCTTTCCAGAATTTGGTGTTGGCCCTGTCACCAACTTCAGTGAGCACTACCTCATTAAAGAAGGAAGTGGCCTTTTTTGGGATTTTCATTGGGAGACCAATCCAGGGCCTGGAGGGGTCTGTTTTAGACAGCCATAGCCATCTCAATCGTAGGGCCCAGCAGAGTTCTTTTAAACTGGAGATACCCAGCCCACCAAGCTGAAGGGGGCGGCAAACCTTTCTCCAAGCCACAAGGCAGTGCCCCGCATTTACCTCTTTTCGACCTCGCCAAAGGAAACCTTTCCTTAATCTGTCAATGGCATCTAAACCCCATTGTGGGATATCCACTGTCATTGCCATATAAACCGTCATGCTGGTAAGAACATGCTgaactagggttcttctccctgcCTTCGTCAATAAGCCTGCCTTCCAATTTGATAGCTGGTCAGCAATTCTATCAATAAAAGGTTGGAGGTGCTGCCTAGACAGCTTGTGCAAGGATAAAGGAAGACCCAAATAACGGCAGGGGAACGAAGATATTCCACAAGGCAGCAGACCTTGGGTTTCCACCATATCCTCCATTGAGCATCTGATAGGAATGACATTAAATTTCTGGGCATTATTGTGCAGCCCAAAGGCATCCCCAAAAAGCTGAAGAATGCCAAGAGTGATAGATAAATCTGCTGCTGATGGGTGAACAAAAAGGGCAACATCATCAGCATATAAGGAGATTCGATGGAGCTTTTTCCTATTGGATAACTGCTGGAGTAAACCCTCCTCCTCTGCCTTGGAAAACATATATACCAGGACGTCCATGGCAAGAATAAACAATAAAGGAGATAGGGGATCCCCTTGCCGAAGTCCTCTCCGGTGGATGATGTGCTGTCCTGGAAACCCATTCAGCATCACTTGAGTAGAGGAAGAGGTCAACAAACCACAAATAATATCCCTCCAAATCTGACCAAAACCAAGCTGCTTCAATACTTCAACTAGGAAAGGTCAAGAAATCGAGTCGAAAGCCTTAGTAATATCCAACTTGTAGAGCAAAGAAGCCTTATGCTGTTGGTGAAGCAGTCTTGAGGTTTGTTGAACCAACATAAAATTGTGCTGGATGAATCTACCTTTAATGAACGCACTCTGGTTAGGTGACACCATCTCATTAAGCCTTTTAGCCAACCTATTGGCTAGGATCTTTGTGATCAACTTAGCAAAGCTATGCACAAGGCTGATAGGCCTGAAATCCTTCACCATTTCAGCTCCATCATTCTTTGGGATCATGGTTATATATGCAGAATTAAGGCGCCCAAAATTATCAAACTTCCTACCCCAAATAGCGGAGATTGCAGCCATCATATCAACTTTTATAATGGGTCAGCATACCTTGTAAAAGCGACCAGTAAAACCATCAGGCCCAGGGGCCTTGTCAGCAGGGAGCCTTTTAATGATATCCTCCACTTCTCGCTCAGAAAAGGGAGGTGTTGAGTTTGGACTCGCCTCATCGTGGTGAACCATTTCTAAGAATAGGGTTGCTGGACTCACCCTTGCCGCCTTCACCCCAACAGTTCCTTCTTAATTCTTGCTTCCTTCAAAAGGTTATATTGCCTACTTATAGTCCTTAGAGGACTTACCTTCCAAGCAATCCAGAGGAGGGATCCTTATAGATTTGGACCCTTCTTTTCCTAACAAGCCAAATCTATTTCCTAAACCAACTCAATCTTATCTCCAAGTAATATCTTTTCCTAATCTAGACTCATGCGCTACAATCCCATGGATACCGTTCACAACGACAAACTACCTAAAGGGAAAAGAAGTTAGAAAACGTAGAAGCATAATACAAGTATAGTATTGGCATGAAGCTCAATTTCAGACATTGCCTCAGAACGAACATACATGGCATCATGAATCATTCTCTCTTCATCAGGAAGAAGGATGGATTCTTTGAAAGTAGAACAGGCTCCTAGTGAATTCCCCTCCCGTGATTCTGCCTCTGATAATTTTATTTGGGAGGCCAGCTTAGCAAGAAGCCATTGCATCAAACCAGGGATTGGGCTAAGTGTTGCAAAATTCTGCATGAAATACCAGAAAAGAAGTATATAACATTTAAAGTATTACGAAACACAACCAATGTCTTAATACGAACTTCATGAGCCTGAGGAATTAGTTTGTAATGTTACTATCAATGCCTCAACTAATTTTGAGTGAACTAGTAAGTACTACATTTTTAAGCAAAGCAATTAATTGACACTCAGAAGCACAAGGCTATTGCATCCCAGTGGTTTAGAACAAAATAAAAATGACATGTTTGACAGTGATGATTAATATTGGATATTATAAGTGGTACCTGTACTGATGGCATATCTCTTCTCAACATGTCAATCACACGCTTGAGAAGAAACTTCCCTAGATTAATACCTGATAAACCCGGCTGATAACATTAATAGATGATTAGCTTGAGACACCATTTTGTTGTCAAGCTAGTGCCTATAATAGAACTATATTTGTGAATTATGTTTAGCAACTTTGATCACCTGGGTTGACGATATTGAGTAAAATAGTGCACAACTAGCTTCAGATTCAGGAGTTGGGGGGTCATCCCACAAGACCTCCTacaagataaaagaagagaaTAAGGTGCTGCAGAGGAATATGATACCCATTTAATTGATAAAGAAGGGCAGACCTAGTGCTGGAGGCTCCCACATGAGCGGGGTCTGGAGAAGGGAAAAACCAAGGCAAGCCTTCCCCTTGCAAATGTGGAGAGACTGCTTTGAACCCGTGATCTGATGACTCAATTATACATCTATGACCAGCTCTAACCACTACACCAGACCTGCCCTTCTACCCATTTAATCGATATGAAAAAATTTAATAACCTGTATAGATGCTTCCATATCTTTGAGTAAAGCAACTTCAATGAAAATCAGTGGTTCCCCTAATGTTAAAAGAAGATAGTGAGAGCACTAAAAAAAGCCAACTGCAGCACAAGTAATATTGCAACAGCCGATTGCTGCACTCAACATCTTAACCACAAACAGTATAGATGCAAACATGCAGTCATACACTAATTTCGCCCTAATAGAAAATTATTATTTTTTAGATGATGGGAAAATTGATACATATTAGGATAAGGTGAACCTATAAACTAGATATCTGCATTAGATTAGGCACATTTGCAGAGTTACTTACAAAACTAGATTAGCTTGTAGCATGACTAGTAACAGTAGCCAGCAATACTCTAGAAGTTCAGAAAGCCACGACCAGTAAACAGACATTTTTGGCTTCACCGGCTTCTAGCTCTTCCATGTAAAGTATCAAAGAGCCCGAGCTGTTTGCATCTATGCCAAATGGGATCTCAATCCTACCTGGTATTGCTGGATGGAAGTACCCAAAGCATCGGCGACCAATGCCCAATCTTCTCTTCAAGTCTATCAGATTCCTGATTGGATGTACGGCCTAAATAATTGAACTCAAAACCATCAGTTGAAACACCGTAGTAACAATTCATGCTGCACCAAGCCAAATGAACGGGGAGCCGGTCACAAACTTCATATGCCACAATCTTCTCTAGCAACGAGGCAGGATCATCCCAGGTTATCTGGTGGAGCGTCAATGCAGCAGGACTAAGCCAAGTCACCAGTTTCTCCTTCAAGTACGAGTCCAGAGCCCGCAGCGCTGAAACGTTCTCCTCTCTGCATTGTAAAATTGAGATCAGACAGGGTCCCAGGCACCACAAATCCCCAAGTTTCTCGTAATGAAAATAAGGCAGTGTTAATTGCAATCAATCTCACCCCAGCAAGGCGAGGAGATCGGCACGGAGCACGGCGAGGAGCTTGAGCCCACCTGGCTGCGCGTTCATGGCCTCAAGGAATCCGGCGTACCGGGGCCGGAGTGCATCCCGGAGCCCCCTCTCCATCCGGTACAGGGCCGACGCGGCGCCCTCCTTCCCCTCCTCCGCCTCCACGTCATCCACGCCTGATGGTTCGGCGGAGGTGACGCTCATGTACTGTTTCATGAGATCCCGGACACGCGCGCGGGGCACATCGTAGTCGACGGCGAGGGAACGGAGGACCTCGCGGCGCCCGACAAGGTCGAGGGAGCGGTACCCATCGGAGAAGCTGTCGAGCGCCGCGGGGGGCGGGGAGGCGGCGGAGGCAGATACGTGGAGCCAGTGGCTGACGGAAGCCACAAGCGGGGCGGCGGGGTCGGGGTCCGTGGGCGGCGGCGGAGGGGTCGGCGGAGGCGGGGAGGAGATGGGATTGGGCTGCATGCGGGCGCGGAGGACGACGGCGAGCGACTTCGATATGTTGTGTCTTGTCATGTGACGCAGCCGTGGTCGTCGCTGGCGAGGCGGCTGAAGGCCGGAGCCAGGGAGGGTGACGGCGCCGGTGGTTGCGTTTTCGCGGGCGGTGCCGCCGTGCCGCGGTGCCAACTTTTGCGGTTGGGTTCGGCCGGTGACCGGTAGGTGTCgcgctgtctccagcaacgtccactAAATTTGATCCTCTAAAGAAATATTCTTTGTCCTTTACAGCACTCTCTAATAaggcgtttggtttgaggaatgagctaatccatcatcttctcattcctcactatttttgtttggtttgtggaatggaatgagttgatgcatcaccacctcattcctcatagttagttagttagtactaatatgagtaatggggtcatcccaccaaatttgaggaatgaactC
This portion of the Zea mays cultivar B73 chromosome 2, Zm-B73-REFERENCE-NAM-5.0, whole genome shotgun sequence genome encodes:
- the LOC103647398 gene encoding malonyl-CoA decarboxylase, mitochondrial isoform X2; this translates as MTRHNISKSLAVVLRARMQPNPISSPPPPTPPPPPTDPDPAAPLVASVSHWLHVSASAASPPPAALDSFSDGYRSLDLVGRREVLRSLAVDYDVPRARVRDLMKQYMSVTSAEPSGVDDVEAEEGKEGAASALYRMERGLRDALRPRYAGFLEAMNAQPGGLKLLAVLRADLLALLGEENVSALRALDSYLKEKLVTWLSPAALTLHQITWDDPASLLEKIVAYEAVHPIRNLIDLKRRLGIGRRCFGYFHPAIPGEPLIFIEVALLKDMEASIQEVLWDDPPTPESEASCALFYSISSTQPGLSGINLGKFLLKRVIDMLRRDMPSVQNFATLSPIPGLMQWLLAKLASQIKLSEAESREGNSLGACSTFKESILLPDEERMIHDAIEQADGKQGIELLQDILKSRQWVKSDKLSAALKSPLMRLCARYLAREKKRGKALDAVANFHLQNGAMIERINWMADQSEKGIQQSGGIMVNYLYRLENIEEYALSYSSTGLIHSSPSLSEYLEPKDL
- the LOC103647398 gene encoding malonyl-CoA decarboxylase, mitochondrial isoform X1; amino-acid sequence: MTRHNISKSLAVVLRARMQPNPISSPPPPTPPPPPTDPDPAAPLVASVSHWLHVSASAASPPPAALDSFSDGYRSLDLVGRREVLRSLAVDYDVPRARVRDLMKQYMSVTSAEPSGVDDVEAEEGKEGAASALYRMERGLRDALRPRYAGFLEAMNAQPGGLKLLAVLRADLLALLGEENVSALRALDSYLKEKLVTWLSPAALTLHQITWDDPASLLEKIVAYEAVHPIRNLIDLKRRLGIGRRCFGYFHPAIPGEPLIFIEVALLKDMEASIQEVLWDDPPTPESEASCALFYSISSTQPGLSGINLGKFLLKRVIDMLRRDMPSVQNFATLSPIPGLMQWLLAKLASQIKLSEAESREGNSLGACSTFKESILLPDEERMIHDAIEQADGKQGIELLQDILKSRQWVKSDKLSAALKSPLMRLCARYLAREKKRGKALDAVANFHLQNGAMIERINWMADQSEKGIQQSGGIMVNYLYRLENIEEYALSYSSTGLIHSSPSLSEYLEQPKDL